Proteins found in one Cinclus cinclus chromosome 8, bCinCin1.1, whole genome shotgun sequence genomic segment:
- the PIGC gene encoding phosphatidylinositol N-acetylglucosaminyltransferase subunit C codes for MEPVSGRRWQKVLYERQPFPDNYVDQRFLEELRKNVHARQYRYQAVVFQSGAVVQQLCSVCVFVLTWWYMDAGMLSPQGLFGAALVSSLLGYVLFDAVDGGAGRWASGRTRWADLKSTLVFAAFTYGFSPVLKTLTESISTDTIYAMSALMLLGHLIFFDYGANAAIVSSTLSLNMAIFASVCLASRLPRALHAFVMVTFAMQIFALWPMLQKKLKARTPRCYVGVTVLFALAALAGLATVSSVGAVLFASLLLAISCLCPYCLIRLQLLKDNIHGPWDEAEIKEDLSRFLT; via the coding sequence ATGGAGCCGGTCTCCGGGCGGCGGTGGCAGAAGGTGCTGTACGAGCGCCAGCCTTTCCCCGATAACTACGTAGACCAGCGGTTCCTGGAGGAGCTGCGAAAGAACGTGCACGCCCGGCAGTACCGGTACCAGGCCGTGGTCTTTCAGTCGGGAGCGGTggtgcagcagctgtgcagcgTCTGCGTCTTCGTACTCACCTGGTGGTACATGGACGCCGGGATGCTGAGCCCGCAGGGGCTTTTCGGAGCGGCCCTGGTGTCCTCCCTGCTCGGTTACGTCCTGTTTGACGCCGTGgacggcggggccgggcgctgGGCGAGCGGGCGGACGCGCTGGGCTGACCTCAAGAGCACGCTGGTGTTCGCCGCCTTCACCTACGGCTTCTCGCCCGTGCTGAAGACGCTGACCGAGTCCATCAGCACGGACACCATCTATGCCATGTCGGCCCTCATGCTCCTGGGTCACCTCATCTTCTTCGACTACGGTGCCAACGCTGCCATCGTGTCCAGCACGCTGTCCCTTAACATGGCCATCTTCGCCTCGGTGTGCCTGGCCTCGCGCCTGCCTCGCGCCCTCCACGCCTTCGTCATGGTCACCTTCGCCATGCAGATCTTCGCCCTGTGGCCCATGCTGCAGAAGAAGCTGAAGGCCCGGACGCCGCGGTGCTACGTGGGGGTCACGGTGCTCTTTGCGCTGGCAGCGCTGGCCGGGCTGGCCACGGTGTCCAGCGTGGGCGCCGTGCTCTTTGCCTCCCTGCTGCTCGCCatctcctgcctctgcccctaCTGCCTCATCCGGCTGCAGCTGCTCAAGGACAACATCCACGGCCCGTGGGACGAGGCTGAGATCAAGGAGGACCTCTCCAGGTTCCTCACGTAG